In a genomic window of Nostoc sp. UHCC 0870:
- a CDS encoding 2TM domain-containing protein, which translates to MTAFDPQNNRSYSQDDIQKILQLAIARQADDQDKEFSYEQILEIAQELDISPETVNLAEKDWRSQHNEIQQRQAFNTYRLTRFKKRLGNYTIFNAFLILVDFLGGGTISWSLYLLLFCGLAVGLDVWNTFLTQGEEYEMAFQRWNRKHQIKQTINTFVNKWFKAIQI; encoded by the coding sequence ATGACGGCCTTTGATCCTCAAAACAACCGTTCCTATAGCCAAGACGATATACAAAAAATTTTACAGCTGGCGATCGCCCGTCAAGCTGACGACCAAGATAAAGAGTTTAGCTATGAGCAAATCTTAGAAATTGCCCAGGAGTTAGATATCTCCCCTGAGACTGTAAACTTAGCAGAGAAAGACTGGCGATCGCAACACAACGAAATCCAGCAACGCCAAGCATTTAATACCTACCGTCTCACACGATTTAAAAAACGGTTGGGCAATTACACGATTTTTAATGCTTTTTTAATCTTGGTAGATTTTTTAGGTGGCGGTACTATTTCATGGTCGCTTTACCTATTACTATTCTGTGGTTTAGCCGTTGGGCTTGATGTTTGGAATACTTTTCTCACTCAAGGCGAAGAGTATGAAATGGCTTTCCAACGCTGGAATCGCAAACATCAAATTAAGCAAACTATTAATACTTTTGTTAATAAGTGGTTTAAAGCAATACAGATTTAG
- a CDS encoding MFS transporter, producing the protein MPQKAAALRFVILLGFVSLCADATYEGARSITGAYLEVLGASGTVVGLVAGFGELIGYGFRLVIGYLSDQTGKYWGITTLGYFVNTAVVPLLALAGRWEVAAGLMMVERTGKAIRTPPRDALLSHGVSQIGRGFGFGLHEAMDQTGAVMGPLAVAAMVYFQGEYRNGFTVLIVPAVLGLVVLGVLQFIYPNPSDFEEETEESPKEEKLPRIFWIYLGAVAIIAAGYADFPLIAFHFQKQGIATGQTIPLFYALAMAVDAVAALIFGYYFDRIGIFVLIIAALLSSLFAPLVFLGNTQLALLGIAFWGIGMGAQESVLKAAIAGIVPKHKRATAYGIFSTGYGLAWFLGSTLMGVLYDHAITMLIVFSSATQLLAIVFFTWVKLQADSSNIVLTKEV; encoded by the coding sequence ATGCCACAGAAAGCAGCCGCTTTAAGGTTTGTCATTTTATTGGGTTTTGTTAGCCTCTGTGCCGATGCGACCTATGAAGGAGCGCGTAGTATCACGGGGGCTTATTTAGAAGTTTTGGGAGCTAGCGGCACTGTGGTGGGCTTGGTAGCTGGTTTTGGAGAACTGATTGGCTATGGCTTTCGCTTAGTAATTGGTTATCTCAGCGACCAAACAGGTAAATATTGGGGAATCACAACTTTGGGTTACTTTGTGAATACTGCCGTTGTACCACTGTTAGCCTTAGCTGGTAGGTGGGAAGTAGCCGCAGGTTTAATGATGGTTGAACGCACCGGTAAAGCTATTCGTACTCCCCCACGAGATGCGCTACTTTCCCACGGCGTGAGTCAGATTGGTAGAGGCTTTGGCTTCGGTTTGCATGAAGCAATGGATCAAACTGGTGCTGTCATGGGGCCTTTAGCTGTGGCGGCGATGGTTTATTTTCAGGGAGAATATCGCAACGGTTTTACAGTATTAATTGTGCCTGCGGTTTTGGGATTAGTTGTACTAGGAGTTTTGCAATTTATTTATCCTAATCCTAGTGATTTTGAAGAAGAAACTGAAGAGAGTCCCAAAGAGGAAAAATTACCCCGTATATTTTGGATTTATCTCGGTGCTGTGGCAATTATCGCCGCCGGGTATGCAGATTTTCCTTTGATTGCTTTTCATTTTCAAAAACAAGGTATTGCGACTGGGCAAACCATACCTCTGTTCTATGCCTTGGCGATGGCAGTAGACGCAGTAGCAGCATTAATATTTGGCTATTACTTTGACCGCATTGGCATTTTTGTGTTAATTATTGCTGCTTTGCTGTCGTCTTTATTTGCGCCATTAGTATTTTTAGGAAACACCCAACTTGCGCTTTTAGGAATAGCATTTTGGGGTATTGGTATGGGGGCGCAAGAATCAGTTTTAAAAGCAGCGATCGCAGGGATAGTTCCCAAGCACAAACGCGCCACAGCCTACGGTATTTTCAGCACTGGTTATGGTCTAGCTTGGTTCTTAGGTAGTACCTTGATGGGTGTTTTATATGACCATGCAATTACTATGCTCATAGTCTTTTCTTCAGCTACTCAACTGTTAGCAATAGTCTTCTTTACCTGGGTGAAATTACAGGCTGATAGTAGTAATATAGTGCTGACAAAAGAAGTATAA
- the modB gene encoding molybdate ABC transporter permease subunit: protein MPLDFSPLWISLKTSLFATFITFFLGIGAAYWMLGYRGKAKSLIEGMFVAPLILPPTVVGFLLLLFFGKNGPMGKLMQPFDLSIVFTWYGAAIAATVVSFPLMYKTALGAFEQIDSSLLQVARTLGANEVTIFWRISLPLAFPGIVAGASLAFARALGEFGATLMLAGNIPGQTQTIPMAIYFAVEAGATDEAWFWSLAIMIVSLSGIIAVNFWQELRGRGQGAGGRGQGAGSRGQGAGDRGQGKEISVLSPVAGDVKLFVDIEKRLPSFNLKVVFNTDEQPLGLLGGSGAGKSMILRCIAGIETPTKGRIVLNDRVLFDSEKGINLPSRDRQVGFLVQNYALFPNMTVAQNIGFGLPKGISKGKVQSQIEELLIAIQLNGLGERYPNQLSGGQQQRVALARALASLPEALLLDEPFSALDTHLRSQLEQQMTKTLAEYPGVTLFVTHNMEEAYRVCPNLLVMEHGRAVHHGSKYDIFEHPATVSVAQITGCKNFSGAIVHSSQEIEAVDWGCRLQVREQIPQEISHVGIRAHHIIFTKDPIQANTFPCWLTRTSETPHRITLFLKLNSPANHSQDYHLQAEVFKEKWVTIKDQPFPWYVRLDPLRLILMDSQNNS from the coding sequence ATGCCACTGGACTTTTCACCTCTCTGGATATCCCTCAAAACCTCCTTATTTGCCACATTTATTACTTTCTTTTTGGGAATTGGGGCTGCTTATTGGATGTTGGGATATCGTGGCAAGGCTAAATCTTTGATTGAGGGGATGTTTGTAGCTCCCTTGATTTTACCCCCTACTGTTGTCGGCTTTTTGTTGCTGCTGTTTTTTGGCAAAAATGGCCCGATGGGGAAACTCATGCAGCCTTTTGATTTAAGTATAGTATTTACTTGGTATGGGGCAGCGATCGCAGCTACAGTTGTCTCCTTCCCTTTAATGTATAAAACTGCTTTGGGGGCGTTTGAACAGATTGATAGTAGTCTCCTCCAGGTAGCCAGAACCCTTGGTGCTAATGAGGTTACAATTTTTTGGCGCATCAGTTTGCCCCTAGCCTTCCCTGGGATTGTCGCCGGGGCATCTTTGGCTTTTGCCCGCGCCTTGGGTGAATTTGGTGCAACGTTGATGTTAGCTGGTAATATTCCCGGACAAACCCAGACAATCCCGATGGCGATTTATTTTGCTGTGGAAGCAGGCGCGACAGATGAGGCTTGGTTTTGGTCACTGGCGATTATGATTGTCTCGCTATCGGGGATTATTGCTGTTAACTTTTGGCAGGAATTGAGGGGAAGGGGGCAGGGGGCAGGAGGCAGGGGGCAGGGTGCAGGGAGCAGGGGGCAGGGGGCAGGGGACAGGGGACAGGGAAAGGAAATTTCTGTGTTGTCGCCTGTGGCTGGGGACGTGAAATTGTTTGTGGATATTGAGAAGAGATTGCCGAGTTTTAATCTGAAGGTGGTATTTAATACTGATGAGCAACCCTTGGGATTGTTGGGGGGTTCAGGAGCGGGTAAGAGTATGATTTTGCGCTGTATTGCGGGAATTGAGACACCCACGAAAGGGCGTATAGTTTTAAATGACAGAGTGTTATTTGATTCAGAAAAAGGCATTAATCTACCTAGCCGCGATCGCCAGGTCGGTTTTTTAGTGCAGAATTATGCTCTATTCCCGAATATGACAGTGGCGCAAAATATCGGTTTTGGCTTACCCAAAGGAATTTCCAAGGGGAAAGTGCAATCACAAATTGAAGAGTTACTGATAGCCATACAGTTAAACGGATTAGGCGAACGATACCCAAACCAGCTTTCTGGCGGACAGCAACAACGAGTAGCTTTAGCCAGAGCCTTAGCAAGTCTTCCAGAAGCCTTACTTTTAGATGAACCTTTTTCTGCACTCGATACACATCTGCGTAGTCAACTAGAACAGCAAATGACCAAAACTCTAGCTGAATATCCAGGTGTGACTTTATTTGTCACCCATAATATGGAAGAAGCTTATCGAGTTTGCCCTAATTTATTGGTGATGGAGCATGGTAGAGCCGTCCATCATGGTTCTAAATATGATATTTTTGAGCATCCAGCTACTGTGAGTGTAGCCCAAATAACTGGGTGTAAGAATTTTTCTGGTGCGATCGTTCACTCATCGCAAGAGATAGAAGCAGTTGATTGGGGTTGTCGGTTGCAAGTGAGGGAACAAATTCCCCAAGAAATCAGCCATGTTGGCATCCGCGCCCATCATATTATATTTACCAAAGACCCAATCCAAGCCAATACCTTTCCTTGCTGGTTAACACGAACTAGTGAAACACCCCACCGCATCACACTGTTCTTAAAACTCAATTCTCCAGCCAATCATTCACAGGATTACCACCTGCAAGCAGAAGTCTTCAAAGAGAAATGGGTGACTATCAAAGATCAACCTTTTCCCTGGTATGTGCGATTAGATCCCCTCCGCCTGATTTTGATGGACAGTCAAAATAATTCGTAA
- a CDS encoding RNA recognition motif domain-containing protein, with amino-acid sequence MSIYVGNLSYDVTQDSLTAVFAEYGTVKRVQIPTDRETGRLRGFAFVEMDSEAEETAAIDALDGAEWMGRDLKVNKARPKEDRGGSFGGNRGGGGGGGGYNRNRY; translated from the coding sequence ATGTCAATTTATGTAGGCAACCTCTCTTACGACGTTACACAAGACAGCCTGACTGCTGTTTTTGCAGAATATGGTACTGTAAAGCGCGTTCAAATACCTACTGACCGCGAAACAGGTCGTTTACGTGGTTTTGCCTTTGTAGAAATGGATTCTGAAGCGGAAGAAACAGCAGCCATTGATGCTCTTGATGGTGCTGAATGGATGGGTCGTGATTTGAAAGTAAACAAAGCCAGACCCAAAGAAGACAGAGGCGGCTCATTTGGTGGTAATCGCGGCGGCGGCGGTGGCGGCGGCGGCTACAATCGTAACCGCTACTAA
- a CDS encoding TOBE domain-containing protein, with product MPRKEQGWITFQTSEDERKLLEDFCQQSQRTKTEILRELVRGLHQQPALSKSLPTTEEDKVEKKDTQNLELEVNVPKKSLKVSSRNILKGVVKKVVFGAVNSEVTLEIVHRVELTSIITKMSAEELGLVEGAEAYAVIKSNDIVIARE from the coding sequence ATGCCACGAAAAGAACAAGGATGGATCACTTTTCAAACATCGGAAGACGAGCGCAAACTTCTAGAAGACTTCTGTCAACAGTCTCAGCGTACTAAAACTGAGATTTTGAGGGAACTTGTGCGTGGTCTTCATCAGCAACCCGCACTATCAAAATCATTACCAACCACAGAGGAAGACAAAGTAGAAAAAAAAGATACTCAGAATTTGGAATTAGAAGTTAATGTTCCTAAAAAATCCTTAAAAGTTAGCTCTCGCAATATTCTTAAAGGTGTGGTGAAAAAAGTTGTCTTTGGTGCTGTGAATAGTGAAGTGACTCTAGAGATTGTTCACAGAGTAGAGTTAACCTCTATTATCACCAAAATGTCAGCTGAAGAATTAGGACTGGTTGAAGGTGCAGAAGCTTATGCGGTCATTAAATCAAATGATATTGTGATTGCCAGAGAATAA
- the modA gene encoding molybdate ABC transporter substrate-binding protein — MKRRQILAFIGAAVASCVIAVGWPFMTPSPVVAQSNVNLLVSAAASLKDALEETKPLYQKNHPNINISYNFGASGALQQQIEQGAPADVFISAAKRQVDALEQKGLLLPGTGAILAKNRLVLIVPKNKTGVTSFYNLRDANIKRVAMGEPRSVPAGQYAQQVLQKLKLLADIKPKLVYGNNVRQVLSVVESGNADAGLVYSTDAKISDKVKVVVAADEKYHSPIIYPLAVVKSSKNPNAAKEFIQFLTTDNQVKAVLRKYGFILP; from the coding sequence ATGAAACGAAGACAAATTCTTGCTTTTATTGGTGCGGCAGTTGCTAGCTGTGTGATAGCAGTTGGCTGGCCTTTTATGACACCATCCCCTGTAGTAGCGCAATCTAATGTTAATTTGCTGGTATCGGCGGCTGCCAGTTTGAAAGATGCACTAGAAGAAACTAAACCTCTTTATCAAAAGAATCATCCTAATATTAATATTAGTTATAACTTTGGTGCATCTGGTGCTTTGCAGCAACAGATTGAACAGGGTGCGCCAGCAGATGTGTTTATTTCTGCGGCTAAAAGACAAGTAGATGCTTTAGAGCAGAAAGGGTTGTTGCTTCCAGGTACAGGAGCTATCCTAGCAAAGAATCGCCTCGTTTTGATTGTGCCAAAAAACAAGACTGGCGTTACTAGCTTCTATAATTTGAGAGATGCCAATATCAAGCGGGTTGCGATGGGTGAACCGAGGAGTGTACCCGCAGGACAATACGCTCAACAGGTGTTGCAGAAACTGAAACTATTAGCAGATATCAAGCCAAAACTAGTCTATGGCAATAATGTGCGTCAGGTCTTATCTGTGGTGGAAAGTGGCAATGCAGATGCAGGTCTAGTTTACTCAACTGATGCTAAGATTTCTGACAAAGTAAAGGTTGTAGTAGCTGCTGATGAAAAATACCATTCGCCGATTATTTATCCCCTAGCTGTGGTCAAAAGCAGTAAAAACCCTAATGCAGCTAAGGAGTTTATTCAATTTTTAACTACTGATAATCAAGTCAAGGCGGTACTGCGGAAGTACGGGTTTATTCTGCCTTGA
- a CDS encoding MBL fold metallo-hydrolase codes for MYLTWLDSNSWLLEIGQHKILIDPWLVGSLTFANLDWLFKGSRTKERPIPENIDLIVLSQGLEDHAHPPTLKQLDRNIPVVASPNAAKVVQELGYTSVTTLAHGETYKLNQQLEITAVPGSPIGPTSIENGYVFKELATDLKLYYEPHGYHSPQLKQFAPIDVVITPLIDLSLPVVGAIIRGQQKALEVAEWLQPQVMLPTASPGDVMYEGLLVKFLKAVGSGDEMRSQLAKLQLSTQIIEPQPGDRFEIPLQQRRLTV; via the coding sequence ATGTATTTAACTTGGTTAGACAGCAACAGTTGGCTGTTGGAAATTGGTCAACATAAAATACTTATAGATCCTTGGTTGGTTGGTTCGCTAACTTTTGCTAACTTAGATTGGCTATTCAAAGGTTCACGGACTAAAGAGCGTCCTATACCAGAGAATATTGATTTAATTGTGCTGTCCCAAGGTTTGGAAGACCATGCTCACCCACCGACACTAAAGCAGCTTGACAGAAATATTCCGGTGGTGGCTTCTCCTAATGCGGCGAAGGTGGTGCAGGAGTTGGGTTATACTTCTGTGACAACTTTGGCGCATGGGGAAACTTACAAGTTAAATCAGCAATTGGAAATTACTGCTGTTCCTGGTTCTCCCATTGGACCAACGTCAATAGAGAACGGTTATGTTTTCAAGGAGTTGGCAACAGATTTAAAGCTATATTATGAGCCTCACGGCTATCATTCTCCCCAACTGAAGCAGTTTGCACCGATAGATGTAGTAATTACCCCTCTGATTGATTTAAGTTTACCTGTGGTGGGGGCGATTATTAGAGGACAACAGAAGGCTTTGGAAGTTGCAGAGTGGTTGCAACCGCAAGTGATGCTTCCTACCGCGTCCCCAGGTGATGTGATGTATGAGGGATTGCTGGTGAAGTTTCTCAAGGCTGTGGGTAGTGGGGATGAAATGCGATCGCAATTAGCAAAACTTCAACTCTCTACTCAGATAATTGAACCACAACCAGGCGATCGCTTTGAAATACCCTTACAACAGCGTCGCTTAACTGTTTAA
- a CDS encoding PAS domain S-box protein: MFNAISDAIFVKNRQHRLILVNDAYCQLMGYSREELIGKTYDNFLPEIEADILRKNDELIFTQHINSEQEEKLTDAYGMTHWVVTKKCLFQDKANNKFLVGTIHNITKYKQISDELHASKQLLQAVMDGIPQGIFWKNRDSVYSGCNQKFAEVVGISSPSEIINKSDYELPWITEEADSFQRCVRLACAKDLQSLMYSHTAESEIVECQQPVDGRPLWLETNKIPLKDTEGNVVGILGTVQDITIRKQAEVALTEKASLAAFRVEINHAITQSYNLQTTLKCCTDAMVQHLNAAFARIWTLNELENVLELQASSGMYTHIDGAHGRVPVGMFKIGLIAQERQPHLTNEVLTDPRVGDKAWAKQQGMVAFAGYPLILDGNLIGVMAMFSRQALPESVLDALNLAANEVALGIKRIQTKQALQASESKYRNLVETSQDVIWSIDAQGYWTFVNPAVKNIYGYEPEEMIGRHYSEFAPSEKLHNDLDIFPRLLAGESLSQYETVVLAKDGSTLNLLCNAIAIKDENGSIIGITGTATNITEIKQAEAAMQRTNAVLKAQQEASIDSILVIDENRNIASYNQCFRQLWQIPGELMNTGCDRQILGWVLNQLENPEEFLAKVEYLYEHPEERSHNEIKLKSGKIFERYSAPVYSSAGDYYGRIWYFRDITERNQAEVALRDSEAQLRQQARQLKQALQELQHTQTQLIQSEKMSSLGQLVAGVAHEINNPVNFIYGNLNCINDYTQELLLLLQLYQKNYPSPVKEIEDFTDFIELEFLISDLPRMLKSVKHGAERIRDIVLSLRTFSRLDEAEMKAVNIHDGIDSTLMILQSRLKENHQHPKIQIIKEYGEFPLVECYAGQLNQVFMNILANAIDALEESSIKNTAQLAIDDEILNQPQIHIRTQLIESNQVKISITDNGLGIPEAFKQQIFDPFFTTKDIGKGTGLGLAISYQIITVKHGGSLECCSTPGEGSEFVITIPLNQHK; encoded by the coding sequence ATGTTTAACGCTATATCTGACGCGATTTTTGTGAAAAATCGTCAACATAGATTGATATTAGTTAATGATGCCTATTGTCAGTTAATGGGATATAGTCGGGAAGAATTAATTGGTAAAACTTATGATAATTTTCTGCCAGAAATAGAAGCTGATATATTACGGAAAAACGACGAATTAATTTTTACACAACATATTAATTCAGAACAGGAAGAAAAGTTGACTGATGCTTATGGCATGACACACTGGGTAGTCACTAAAAAATGTTTATTTCAGGATAAAGCAAACAATAAATTTCTGGTTGGTACTATTCATAACATTACAAAATATAAGCAAATATCAGATGAACTCCACGCTTCCAAACAGCTATTACAAGCCGTAATGGATGGTATTCCCCAAGGGATTTTTTGGAAAAACCGTGATTCTGTATATTCAGGCTGTAACCAAAAATTTGCTGAGGTAGTAGGGATAAGTTCCCCCAGTGAAATTATAAATAAAAGCGACTACGAACTACCTTGGATCACAGAAGAGGCTGATTCGTTTCAGAGATGTGTACGCCTAGCCTGTGCAAAAGACTTGCAGTCATTGATGTATTCTCATACTGCCGAATCTGAGATTGTCGAGTGTCAACAGCCAGTCGATGGCAGACCATTGTGGTTAGAAACTAATAAAATCCCCCTCAAAGATACTGAAGGTAATGTTGTAGGAATTTTGGGGACAGTCCAAGATATTACTATACGTAAACAAGCAGAAGTGGCATTAACTGAAAAAGCATCTTTAGCAGCTTTTCGGGTGGAGATAAATCATGCAATCACCCAAAGTTACAATTTACAAACAACTCTCAAGTGCTGTACCGATGCAATGGTACAGCACCTAAATGCTGCCTTTGCCCGCATTTGGACACTGAACGAACTAGAAAACGTGCTGGAACTCCAGGCTAGTTCGGGAATGTATACTCATATTGATGGCGCACATGGTCGTGTTCCCGTGGGTATGTTCAAAATCGGATTAATTGCCCAAGAACGCCAACCTCACCTGACAAATGAAGTTTTAACAGACCCCCGCGTAGGTGATAAAGCCTGGGCAAAACAGCAGGGTATGGTTGCTTTTGCCGGATATCCTCTAATTTTGGATGGTAATTTGATTGGTGTAATGGCGATGTTTTCTCGTCAAGCTTTGCCAGAATCAGTTCTAGACGCATTAAATTTAGCTGCTAATGAAGTGGCTTTGGGCATTAAGCGTATACAGACTAAACAAGCTTTACAAGCAAGTGAAAGCAAGTATCGCAACTTGGTAGAAACCTCACAAGATGTGATTTGGTCAATAGATGCTCAAGGATACTGGACATTTGTAAATCCAGCCGTGAAAAACATCTATGGTTATGAGCCAGAAGAAATGATTGGTCGTCATTATAGTGAATTTGCGCCATCAGAAAAACTTCATAATGACCTAGATATTTTCCCCCGCCTATTAGCAGGAGAGTCATTATCTCAATATGAAACCGTTGTGTTAGCAAAAGATGGTAGTACGCTAAATCTACTATGTAATGCGATCGCCATCAAAGATGAAAACGGCAGTATTATAGGTATAACTGGTACAGCAACTAACATCACTGAAATTAAACAAGCCGAAGCAGCTATGCAACGGACTAATGCTGTACTGAAAGCACAACAAGAGGCTTCTATTGATAGTATTTTGGTGATTGACGAAAACCGCAACATCGCCTCATACAATCAGTGCTTTCGTCAATTATGGCAGATTCCTGGGGAGTTAATGAACACTGGTTGCGATCGCCAAATTTTAGGATGGGTATTAAACCAACTGGAAAACCCAGAGGAATTTTTAGCTAAGGTAGAGTATCTATATGAACATCCAGAAGAACGTAGTCATAATGAAATAAAGTTAAAGTCGGGAAAGATATTTGAGCGATATTCAGCACCTGTATATTCTAGTGCAGGAGACTATTACGGCAGAATTTGGTATTTCCGTGATATTACTGAACGCAACCAAGCAGAAGTAGCCTTGCGGGACTCAGAAGCCCAACTCCGCCAACAAGCGCGACAACTTAAGCAAGCACTCCAAGAATTACAACATACCCAAACTCAGTTAATTCAAAGTGAAAAAATGTCTAGTTTGGGTCAACTAGTTGCAGGGGTAGCACATGAAATTAACAACCCCGTCAATTTTATTTATGGCAATCTCAATTGCATTAATGATTACACACAAGAGTTACTTTTATTATTGCAACTCTACCAAAAAAATTATCCCTCCCCTGTCAAAGAAATTGAGGATTTCACAGATTTTATTGAACTAGAATTTTTAATATCAGATTTACCGCGAATGCTAAAATCTGTCAAACATGGAGCAGAACGTATCCGAGACATTGTGTTGTCTTTACGAACTTTCTCCCGTTTAGATGAAGCCGAGATGAAAGCTGTTAATATCCATGATGGTATTGATAGCACTTTGATGATTCTACAAAGTCGCCTCAAAGAAAACCATCAACACCCAAAAATTCAGATAATTAAAGAGTACGGTGAGTTCCCTTTAGTTGAATGTTATGCTGGGCAGCTAAACCAAGTGTTTATGAATATTCTGGCTAATGCAATTGATGCTTTGGAAGAGTCAAGCATCAAAAATACTGCACAATTAGCTATAGACGATGAAATTTTAAATCAACCACAAATTCATATTCGCACGCAACTAATAGAGTCAAATCAAGTCAAAATCAGCATTACAGATAATGGGTTAGGGATACCAGAAGCATTCAAACAGCAAATATTTGATCCTTTCTTTACTACTAAAGATATAGGGAAAGGTACAGGTCTGGGGTTAGCAATCAGTTACCAAATTATTACAGTAAAACATGGTGGTTCTTTGGAATGTTGCTCAACCCCAGGAGAAGGGAGTGAGTTTGTCATCACCATCCCTTTAAATCAACATAAGTAG
- a CDS encoding response regulator has protein sequence MKILLVQDDEHTISLLLEALSTFNYQIKIAKDGQTGLELAKTFNYDLLILDVMLPILDGIKICRQLRQDRYQSPILMLTDKEDTNMRVTSLEAGADDYIVKPFDVSELMARIRALLRRSRAILTTVLTWEKLQLDTNTKEVNYAHQRLHLTPKEYGLLEIFLQNPHRIFSRSVLLDRIWSSGEFPGEEAVTTQIKGLRQKLKAIGMTADLIETVYGLGYRLKQEEKSTLHIQTISSSDLVKKRQAEANIMAIVAEMREELLKSLGEKFQVLELAIVQLASVIPEEQIIQQAQMEAHRLAGSLGCYGYPEGSKIAREMEYLLEKHTLSSQDTSVQLAELVKLLKQTLQQQPFSPVTPQPSTMTSARLLIIDDDRVLTERLRLEAVAWGFHVEVAANPKTARTLIALNCPDVVLLDLSFADDNESGLTFLAELSQNQPEIPVLVFTSNNQLSKRIEAARLGAHSFLQKTMSGAEVLTAVHTALNQNTITTNTKILIVDDDLTILNQVSSLLSPWGLQVTTLSSPQKFWEVLESTRPELLILDIEMPYFNGIEICQAVRNDHLWSPLPVLFLSAHTDIEILYQVYAVGGDDYIKKPIVEPELISRVLNRLERSRLRQKLENKH, from the coding sequence GTGAAAATTCTGTTGGTACAAGATGACGAACATACAATTTCATTACTTTTAGAAGCACTTTCAACTTTTAATTACCAAATAAAGATAGCCAAAGATGGTCAAACTGGACTGGAGTTAGCAAAAACATTTAATTATGACTTGTTGATTTTAGATGTAATGCTGCCCATATTAGATGGAATTAAAATTTGTCGCCAACTGCGACAAGACAGGTATCAAAGCCCCATTCTCATGCTGACGGACAAGGAAGACACCAATATGCGCGTCACCAGTTTAGAAGCTGGTGCAGATGACTATATTGTTAAACCTTTTGATGTCTCAGAACTCATGGCACGCATTCGGGCATTACTGCGCCGTAGTAGAGCTATTTTAACAACAGTTCTCACCTGGGAAAAGTTACAGTTAGATACCAATACCAAAGAAGTCAATTATGCACATCAGCGTCTGCACCTGACTCCTAAAGAGTATGGGTTATTAGAAATTTTTCTGCAAAATCCCCACAGAATATTTAGTAGAAGTGTATTGCTAGACAGAATTTGGTCATCTGGGGAATTTCCTGGAGAAGAAGCTGTGACAACCCAAATTAAGGGTTTGCGGCAAAAGTTAAAAGCAATAGGCATGACCGCAGATTTGATTGAAACCGTTTATGGTTTAGGTTATCGGCTCAAGCAAGAAGAAAAATCCACACTGCATATTCAAACAATTTCTAGTTCTGATTTAGTCAAAAAACGCCAAGCTGAAGCCAATATTATGGCGATAGTAGCAGAGATGCGGGAAGAATTACTGAAAAGCTTGGGAGAAAAATTTCAGGTATTAGAATTGGCAATTGTTCAATTAGCAAGTGTCATCCCAGAAGAGCAAATCATTCAACAAGCCCAAATGGAAGCACACCGCCTAGCAGGTTCGTTAGGGTGTTATGGCTACCCCGAAGGTTCAAAAATAGCACGGGAGATGGAGTATTTATTAGAAAAACACACTCTGTCATCGCAGGATACATCTGTGCAGTTGGCAGAGTTAGTCAAATTACTCAAACAAACATTGCAGCAACAACCTTTTTCACCTGTCACACCTCAGCCATCTACCATGACATCAGCCCGACTGCTAATTATTGATGATGACAGGGTATTAACTGAACGACTTCGACTAGAGGCCGTAGCTTGGGGTTTTCACGTAGAGGTCGCAGCAAATCCCAAAACAGCCAGAACTTTAATAGCCTTAAATTGCCCTGATGTTGTTTTATTAGATTTATCTTTTGCTGATGACAATGAAAGTGGTTTAACCTTTTTAGCAGAACTGAGTCAGAATCAACCGGAAATTCCTGTTTTGGTTTTTACTAGCAACAATCAATTATCTAAGCGGATAGAAGCCGCACGTTTAGGAGCGCATAGCTTCCTACAAAAAACCATGTCTGGGGCTGAAGTGCTGACTGCTGTCCACACAGCACTCAATCAAAATACCATCACAACTAATACTAAAATTCTCATCGTAGATGATGATCTAACAATCCTCAATCAGGTTAGTAGTTTACTATCACCTTGGGGACTACAAGTAACAACATTATCAAGTCCTCAAAAATTCTGGGAGGTATTAGAGTCTACTAGACCTGAACTGTTGATTTTAGATATAGAGATGCCATATTTCAATGGTATAGAAATTTGTCAAGCAGTACGTAATGACCATCTGTGGAGTCCCTTACCTGTGCTGTTTCTCTCGGCTCATACAGATATAGAAATTCTCTATCAAGTTTACGCAGTAGGAGGCGATGACTACATCAAGAAACCAATTGTAGAACCGGAATTAATTTCTCGTGTCTTAAATCGATTAGAACGGTCACGGCTCAGACAGAAATTAGAAAATAAACATTAG